Part of the Gallalistipes aquisgranensis genome, TCCCTCCAACACTTTCCAGAAACGTTCGGGTAGGTAGATGTTCTCCACCTCCATTGCTTGCTTGAATAGAGGTGCAATCTCTTCGACTCGAAAGCCTGCTATTCCACAACCGATCTCCGTTACCAGAAATTTCAGTTGCGGATTTCGTTTGGCAAACTCGATAAATTCATCCACGTATGGCTTAATGGTCTCCACACCGCCCTGCATGGTGGGTATTCCATAACTTTGACCTTGTAGTCCGACACCTTGTCCCCACACAGCACCGAATTTTTGATAAGCCAGCCGTGCTGCACCACCTCCGTGTTGTCCTGCCAGATT contains:
- a CDS encoding A1S_2505 family phage non-structural protein — encoded protein: MRIASNHIVTLQPNEIFVFGSNLAGQHGGGAARLAYQKFGAVWGQGVGLQGQSYGIPTMQGGVETIKPYVDEFIEFAKRNPQLKFLVTEIGCGIAGFRVEEIAPLFKQAMEVENIYLPERFWKVLEG